In the Oncorhynchus tshawytscha isolate Ot180627B linkage group LG17, Otsh_v2.0, whole genome shotgun sequence genome, one interval contains:
- the aldh3a2b gene encoding aldehyde dehydrogenase family 3 member A2b, with translation MSREQKAVERARKAFLTGRSKPLEHRIRQLKNLQRFLLEREKEIAEAIKKDLNKSEAGTQLYETLGLEGEIVLAVKKLAEWVAPRPVEKNLLTISDTVYIQPEPLGVVLIIGAWNYPWAVTIQPLIGAIAAGNAAVVKPSEVCVHTAKVMEDLLPAYIDKELYPVVTGGVSETQELLRQRFDHVFYTGNSMVGKLVMEAAAKHLTPITLELGGKSPCYIDKNCDIPIACRRVTWGKYSNCGQTCIAPDYILCEPSIQDRVLEEIKKSIKAFYTEDPKTCPDYGRIINQRHFKRIMAMTEDSTIAIGGDSDESTCYIAPTVLKDVHVNSKVMQEEIFGPLLPILTVSGVDEAINFINKGEKPLALYIFSPDDKVIKKVIAETSSGGVLANDCLVHYSVSALPFGGVGNSGMGSYHGKFSFDNLSHLRGCLIKQLKMEGVNDMRYPPHTAKKLFWARFFILKNPDLGWLGRMTLLAIIAVVAAVVLQRYLQ, from the exons ATGTCCCGTGAGCAGAAGGCGGTGGAGCGCGCGAGGAAAGCGTTCCTCACTGGGAGGTCGAAGCCCTTAGAACACCGGATCCGCCAGCTGAAGAACCTCCAGAGATTCCtcttggagagagagaaggagatagctGAGGCGATCAAGAAAGACCTGAACAAg AGTGAGGCAGGCACCCAGCTGTATGAGACACTGGGCCTGGAAGGGGAGATTGTCCTTGCAGTGAAGAAGCTGGCAGAGTGGGTTGCCCCCCGGCCTGTTGAGAAGAACCTCCTGACCATCTCAGACACTGTTTACATCCAGCCTGAACCGCTGGGAGTGGTGCTCATCATAGGAGCATGGAACTACCCCTGGGCCGTCACCATACAGCCACTTATAGGGGCTATCGCTGCAG GCAACGCTGCTGTGGTGAAGCCGTCTGAGGTGTGTGTCCACACCGCCAAGGTTATGGAGGACCTGCTGCCCGCCTACatagacaag GAGTTGTACCCAGTGGTGACAGGGGGTGTATCAGAGACCCAGGAGTTGCTGCGTCAGCGGTTCGACCATGTGTTCTACACAGGGAACAGCATGGTGGGGAAACTGGTGATGGAGGCAGCAGCCAAACACCTCACCCCCATTACCTTGGAGCTGGGGGGCAAGAGCCCCTGTTACATCGACAAGAACTGTGACATCCCCATCGCCTGCCG tCGTGTGACATGGGGGAAGTATTCTAACTGTGGGCAGACGTGTATCGCTCCAGACTACATCCTGTGTGAGCCCAGCATCCAGGACCGCGTGCTGGAGGAGATCAAGAAGTCCATCAAA GCCTTCTACACAGAGGACCCCAAGACCTGCCCCGACTACGGACGCATCATCAACCAGCGCCACTTCAAACGCATCATGGCCATGACAGAGGACAGCACCATCGCTATAGGAGGGGATAGTGATGAGTCAACGTGCTACATAG CTCCTACAGTACTGAAGGACGTGCATGTGAACTCCAAGGTGATGCAGGAGGAGATTTTTGGTCCCCTGCTCCCCATCCTGACGGTCAGTGGAGTGGACGAGGCCATCAACTTCATCAACAAGGGAGAGAAACCCCTCGCCCTCTATATCTTCTCACCTGATGACAAG GTGATAAAGAAAGTGATAGCAGAGACCTCCAGTGGAGGAGTGTTGGCTAATGACTGTCTTGTGCACTACTCTGTCAGTGCACTGCCCTTTGGTGGAGTGG GTAACAGTGGAATGGGCAGCTACCACGGAAAGTTCAGCTTTGACAATCTGAGCCACCTGAGGGGCTGTCTTATCAAGCAGCTGAAGATGGAGGGGGTTAACGACATGCGCTACCCTCCCCATACTGCCAAGAAACTGTTCTGGGCACGCTTCTTCATCCTCAAAAATCCAGACCTGGGGTGGTTAGGACGCATGACGCTGCTCGCTATCATCGCTGTGGTGGCTGCTGTGGTGCTACAG AGATATCTTCAGTGA